A single genomic interval of Aphidius gifuensis isolate YNYX2018 linkage group LG6, ASM1490517v1, whole genome shotgun sequence harbors:
- the LOC122858655 gene encoding DNA topoisomerase 2 isoform X2 has translation MENGDGKKKTIEGTYQKKTQLEHILIRPDTYIGSVEQVTEAMWVYDKEEERMVQREITYVPGLYKIYDEILVNAADNKQRDPKMDKIKIDIKQEDNTISVWNNGKGIPVAIHKEENMYVPTMIFGHLLTSSNYDDAENKVTGGRNGYGAKLCNIFSGRFVVETSSKEYKKSFKQSWANNMNKCSEVRIKESSSEDFTKVTFSPDLEKFKMTKLDDDIVSLMTRRAYDCAASTKGVKIYLNGTLIPIKGFKDYCELFIKGRTDDSNNQLKLSYEQCGPRWEVAVALSPDNSFKQMSFVNSIATTKGGKHVDHVSDAIVKKLQDTLKKKNKEGAKLDKKSIKQHMWIFINCLITNPTFDSQTKENMTLVVSKFGSKYEVTDKFITGISKLGIIESILHWAKFKADTQLQKLTGGSSKKKKIIGIPKLDDAHNAGTSKSIDCTLILTEGDSAKALAVSGVSSVDKGRDIYGVFPLKGKLLNVREATHKQIIENAEINNLIKILGLQYKKKYETLSDLKTLRYGKLMIMTDQDQDGSHIKGLLINFIHHNWPSLLKLNFIEEFITPLIKVTKGNEKLSFYSTAEYEEWRKDQPAPNKIKPKYYKGLGTSTSKEAKEYFSDMQKHRIAFTYAGDEDDKNIVMAFSKKACDQRKDWLTNYMTTTKDRKERGLGEKFLYHKNTRSVTYTDFINVELVSFSNYDNVRSIPNVIDGLKPGQRKVMYVCMLRNDKNEVKVAQLGASVAEKSDYHHGETSLTSTIVNLAQDYVGSNNINLLLPIGQFGSRSTGGKDAASPRYIFTKLSPLTRLIFHKHDDALLQHEISDNKKIEPTYYIPIIPMILVNGADGIGTGWMTKIPNHNPREIIQNLYNMMDGNDIQPMKPYWKNFKGEIEHCGDTRYAISGEITIIGNDKIQISELPIGTWTNHYKETVLDVMLSNESIVDYKDYSDGSEINFLVTVTPQKLRDYERDGVYKVFKLQTTISMSSMCAFDKNLCLNKYDDITRIMREFYDLRLEFYVKRKNYLTGILEAEARKLTNQARFILEKCDGTLVIEKKKKKAMIDELIAMGYDSDPVSAWKATQKNSNEVVEDDENNDETEEINETPDAVDYDYLLGMAMWSLTKEKIDELLKKRDDKKTELDILKSKTPKTIWRDDLDALLIALNDFEEKQIKEERGDKKPKQKKKGGAVKEIKYETGRKIKPEFDAEMKKKYEKLDQQTKDKKQGIVKKPKVKKEIGAVKEEKDEFDVMIESNAKSLDDRLGLSPVEKKTIKKTGGGRQTTLPFKPIDKKTTTTTKQKRKSKGSDDSDDDSDPDIDFESISPPPVSRGGTRRAAAATKKTYNLDSDEDKDDSDELEFKSDNDEAMNESIDSSKQPSTISSPVLEQSDSDNDFQPNKKLTIPKQSSEELFDSLVGVTPEKTTNNKVASVVLSSCDDSTPVKPTKTTKKTKTTTTTTTTNKKKNENGSGSSSKTNKRTKNKKRSSSDSDSDEIYSTKSRKRAKKSESSDDDFVDDSPVVPKKTTSSRSRKVIQYRVSNSDSDSD, from the exons ATGGAGAACGGTgatggaaaaaagaaaaccaTTGAGGGTACTTATCAAAAGAAAACTCAATTGGAACATATATTGATACGTCCAGATACATACATTGGCTCAGTTGAACAAGTAACTGAGGCAATGTGGGTATATGataaagaagaagaaagaATGGTACAACGTGAAATAACATATGTACCaggtttatataaaatttatgatgaaaTTCTTGTTAATGCTGCTGATAATAAACAACGTGATCcaaaaatggataaaataaaaatagatatcaAACAAGAAGACAATACAATATCAGTATGGAATAATGGTAAAGGTATACCAGTTGCAATacataaagaagaaaatatgTATGTACCAACAATGATATTTGGTCATTTGTTGACATCATCAAATTATGATGATGCTGAGAATAAAGTAACTGGTGGAAGAAATGGATATGGTGCtaaattatgtaatatatttagtggacgttttgttgttgaaacatcatcaaaagaatataaaaaatcattcaaacaATCATGGgcaaataatatgaataaatgtaGTGAAGTACGTATCAAAGAAAGTAGCTCAGAAGATTTTACAAAAGTAACATTTTCACcagatttagaaaaatttaaaatgacaaaattagatgatgatattgttagTTTAATGACTAGAAGAGCATATGATTGTGCAGCATCAACAAAAggtgttaaaatatatttaaatggtaCATTAATACCAATAAAAGGTTTTAAAGATTattgtgaattatttataaaaggtAGAACAGATGATTCAAATAATCAacttaaattatcatatgAACAATGTGGTCCAAGATGGGAAGTTGCTGTTGCATTATCACCAGATAATAGTTTTAAACAAATGtcatttgtaaattcaatAGCAACAACAAAAGGTGGTAAACATGTTGATCATGTTAGTGATgctattgttaaaaaattacaagatacattaaaaaaaaaaaataaagaaggtgctaaattagataaaaaatcaataaaacaacatatgtggatatttattaattgtttaataacaaATCCAACATTTGATTCACAAACTAAAGAAAATATGACACTTGTTGTTAGTAAATTTGGTTCAAAATATGAAGttactgataaatttataactggTATATCAAAACTTGGTATTATTGAATCAATATTACATTGGGCTAAATTTAAAGCTGATAcacaattacaaaaattaactgGTGGttcatcaaagaaaaaaaaaataattggtatACCAAAGCTAGATGATGCACATAATGCTGGTACATCAAAAAGTATTGATTGTACATTAATATTAACTGAGGGTGATTCAGCAAAAGCACTAGCTGTTAGTGGTGTTAGTTCAGTTGATAAAGGACGTGATATATATGGTGTATTTCCATTAaaaggtaaattattaaatgtacgTGAAGCAAcacataaacaaattattgaaaatgctgaaataaataatttaattaaaatacttggtttacaatataaaaaaaaatatgaaaccCTAAGTGATTTAAAAACATTGAGATATggtaaattaatgataatgactGATCAAGATCAAGATGGTTCACATATAAAaggtttattaataaattttatacatcatAATTGGCCAAGTTTATTAAAGCTTAATTTCATTGAAGAATTTATAACACCATTAATTAAAGTTACAAAAGGTAATGAAAAACTTAGTTTTTATTCAACAGCTGAATATGAAGAATGGCGTAAAGATCAACCAGcaccaaataaaataaaaccaaaatacTACAAAGGTTTGGGTACATCAACATCAAAAGAAGctaaagaatatttttctgATATGCAAAAACATCGTATTGCATTTACATATGCTGgtgatgaagatgataaaaatattgttatggCATTTTCGAAAAAAGCATGTGATCAACGTAAAGATTGGCTAACAAATTATATGACAACAACAAAAGATAGAAAAGAACGTGGTCTtggtgaaaaatttttatatcataaaaatacacGTTCAGTAACATATActgattttattaatgttgaattagtatcattttcaaattatgATAATGTACGTTCAATACCAAATGTTATTGATGGTTTAAAACCAGGACAACGTAAAGTAATGTATGTTTGTATGTtaagaaatgataaaaatgaagttAAAGTTGCACAATTAGGTGCATCTGTTGCTGAAAAATCAGATTATCATCATGGTGAAACATCATTAACatcaacaattgttaatttagCACAAGATTATGTTggatcaaataatattaatttattattaccaatTGGTCAATTTGGTTCACGTTCAACTGGTGGTAAAGATGCAGCATCaccaagatatatatttactaaattATCTCCATTAACAcgtttaatatttcataaacatGATGATGCACTATTACAACATGAAAtatctgataataaaaaaattgaaccaaCTTATTATATACCAATAATACCAATGATATTAGTTAATGGTGCTGATGGTATTGGTACTGGATGGATGACCAAAATACCAAATCATAATCCACgtgaaataatacaaaatttatataatatgatGGATGGTAATGATATACAACCAATGAAACcatattggaaaaattttaaaggtGAAATTGAACATTGTGGTGATACACGTTATGCTATTTCTGGTGAAATTACAATTATTGgtaatgataaaatacaaatatcagAATTACCAATTGGTACATGGACAAATCATTATAAAGAAACAGTACTTGATGTTATGTTATCAAATGaatcaattgttgattataAAGATTATAGTGATGGAtcagaaattaattttcttgtcACAGTAACACCACAAAAATTACGTGATTATGAACGTGATGGTGTTTataaagtatttaaattacaaacaaCAATATCAATGAGTTCAATGTGtgcatttgataaaaatttatgtctcaataaatatgatgatataACTAGAATTATGAGAGAATTTTATGATTTACGACTtgaattttatgttaaaagaaaaaattatttaactggTATATTAGAAGCTGAAGCTAGAAAATTAACAAATCAAGCAAGATTTATATTGGAAAAATGTGATGGTACATTggtcattgaaaaaaaaaagaaaaaagctaTGATTGATGAATTGATAGCAATGGGTTATGATTCAGATCCAGTATCAGCATGGAAagcaacacaaaaaaattcaaatgaagtAGTTGAG gatgatgaaaataatgatgaaactGAGGAAATTAATGAAACACCAGATGCTGttgattatgattatttattgggTATGGCAATGTGGtcattaacaaaagaaaaaatagatgaattattaaaaaaacgtgatgataaaaaaactgaattggatatattaaaaagtaaaacacCAAAAACCATTTGGAGAGATGATCTTGATGCTTTATTAATAGCCCTAAATGattttgaagaaaaacaaataaaagaagaaagaggtgataaaaaaccaaaacaaaagaaaaaaggagGTGCtgttaaagaaattaaatatgaaactGGACGTAAAATAAAACCTGAATTTGATgctgaaatgaaaaaaaaatatgaaaaattagatcaacaaacaaaagataaaaaacaaggTATTGTTAAAAAGCcaaaagttaaaaaagaaattggtgctgttaaagaagaaaaagatgaatttGATGTTATGATTGAATCAAATGCAAAATCATTAGATGATCGTCTTGGTTTATcaccagttgaaaaaaaaacaattaaaaaaactggTGGTGGTAGACAAACAACATTACCATTTAaaccaattgataaaaaaacaacaacaacaacaaaacaaaaaagaaaatcaaaagGTAGTGATGATTCAGATGATGATAGTGATCCTGATATTGATTTTGAAAGTATATCACCACCACCAGTATCACGTGGAGGTACACGACGTGCTGCTGCTGCTActaaaaaaacttataatttAGATTCAGATGAAGATAAAGATGATTCAGATGaacttgaatttaaatcaGATAATGATGAAGCAATGAATGAATCAATTGACAGTAGTAAACAGccatcaacaatatcaagtCCAGTACTTGAACAAAGTGATTCAGATAATGATTTTcaaccaaataaaaaattaacaattccAAAACAAAGTTCAGAAGAATTATTTGATTCATTGGTTGGTGTTACAccagaaaaaacaacaaataataaagtaGCATCTGttgttttatcatcatgtGATGATTCAACACCAGTTAAACCAACtaaaacaactaaaaaaactaaaacaacaacaacaacaacaacaacaaataagaaaaaaaatgaaaatggtaGTGGATCATCatctaaaacaaataaaagaacaaagaataaaaaacgTTCATCATCTGATAGTGATTCtgatgaaatttattcaacaaaatcaagaaaaagagctaaaaaatcagaatcaagtgatgatgattttgttgatgattcacCAGTTGTTcctaaaaaaacaacaagttcaAGATCAAGAAAAGTAATACAATATCGAGTCTCTAACTCTGATTCTGATTCTgattaa
- the LOC122858655 gene encoding DNA topoisomerase 2 isoform X1: protein MFCHSRRVIVNSIIRFSRGKSQQLSTTTMENGDGKKKTIEGTYQKKTQLEHILIRPDTYIGSVEQVTEAMWVYDKEEERMVQREITYVPGLYKIYDEILVNAADNKQRDPKMDKIKIDIKQEDNTISVWNNGKGIPVAIHKEENMYVPTMIFGHLLTSSNYDDAENKVTGGRNGYGAKLCNIFSGRFVVETSSKEYKKSFKQSWANNMNKCSEVRIKESSSEDFTKVTFSPDLEKFKMTKLDDDIVSLMTRRAYDCAASTKGVKIYLNGTLIPIKGFKDYCELFIKGRTDDSNNQLKLSYEQCGPRWEVAVALSPDNSFKQMSFVNSIATTKGGKHVDHVSDAIVKKLQDTLKKKNKEGAKLDKKSIKQHMWIFINCLITNPTFDSQTKENMTLVVSKFGSKYEVTDKFITGISKLGIIESILHWAKFKADTQLQKLTGGSSKKKKIIGIPKLDDAHNAGTSKSIDCTLILTEGDSAKALAVSGVSSVDKGRDIYGVFPLKGKLLNVREATHKQIIENAEINNLIKILGLQYKKKYETLSDLKTLRYGKLMIMTDQDQDGSHIKGLLINFIHHNWPSLLKLNFIEEFITPLIKVTKGNEKLSFYSTAEYEEWRKDQPAPNKIKPKYYKGLGTSTSKEAKEYFSDMQKHRIAFTYAGDEDDKNIVMAFSKKACDQRKDWLTNYMTTTKDRKERGLGEKFLYHKNTRSVTYTDFINVELVSFSNYDNVRSIPNVIDGLKPGQRKVMYVCMLRNDKNEVKVAQLGASVAEKSDYHHGETSLTSTIVNLAQDYVGSNNINLLLPIGQFGSRSTGGKDAASPRYIFTKLSPLTRLIFHKHDDALLQHEISDNKKIEPTYYIPIIPMILVNGADGIGTGWMTKIPNHNPREIIQNLYNMMDGNDIQPMKPYWKNFKGEIEHCGDTRYAISGEITIIGNDKIQISELPIGTWTNHYKETVLDVMLSNESIVDYKDYSDGSEINFLVTVTPQKLRDYERDGVYKVFKLQTTISMSSMCAFDKNLCLNKYDDITRIMREFYDLRLEFYVKRKNYLTGILEAEARKLTNQARFILEKCDGTLVIEKKKKKAMIDELIAMGYDSDPVSAWKATQKNSNEVVEDDENNDETEEINETPDAVDYDYLLGMAMWSLTKEKIDELLKKRDDKKTELDILKSKTPKTIWRDDLDALLIALNDFEEKQIKEERGDKKPKQKKKGGAVKEIKYETGRKIKPEFDAEMKKKYEKLDQQTKDKKQGIVKKPKVKKEIGAVKEEKDEFDVMIESNAKSLDDRLGLSPVEKKTIKKTGGGRQTTLPFKPIDKKTTTTTKQKRKSKGSDDSDDDSDPDIDFESISPPPVSRGGTRRAAAATKKTYNLDSDEDKDDSDELEFKSDNDEAMNESIDSSKQPSTISSPVLEQSDSDNDFQPNKKLTIPKQSSEELFDSLVGVTPEKTTNNKVASVVLSSCDDSTPVKPTKTTKKTKTTTTTTTTNKKKNENGSGSSSKTNKRTKNKKRSSSDSDSDEIYSTKSRKRAKKSESSDDDFVDDSPVVPKKTTSSRSRKVIQYRVSNSDSDSD, encoded by the exons ATGTTTTGTCATTCCCGCCGAGTAATTGTTAATTCTATCATTcg tttctcCAGAGGTAAATCACAACAATTAAGCACCACCACCATGGAGAACGGTgatggaaaaaagaaaaccaTTGAGGGTACTTATCAAAAGAAAACTCAATTGGAACATATATTGATACGTCCAGATACATACATTGGCTCAGTTGAACAAGTAACTGAGGCAATGTGGGTATATGataaagaagaagaaagaATGGTACAACGTGAAATAACATATGTACCaggtttatataaaatttatgatgaaaTTCTTGTTAATGCTGCTGATAATAAACAACGTGATCcaaaaatggataaaataaaaatagatatcaAACAAGAAGACAATACAATATCAGTATGGAATAATGGTAAAGGTATACCAGTTGCAATacataaagaagaaaatatgTATGTACCAACAATGATATTTGGTCATTTGTTGACATCATCAAATTATGATGATGCTGAGAATAAAGTAACTGGTGGAAGAAATGGATATGGTGCtaaattatgtaatatatttagtggacgttttgttgttgaaacatcatcaaaagaatataaaaaatcattcaaacaATCATGGgcaaataatatgaataaatgtaGTGAAGTACGTATCAAAGAAAGTAGCTCAGAAGATTTTACAAAAGTAACATTTTCACcagatttagaaaaatttaaaatgacaaaattagatgatgatattgttagTTTAATGACTAGAAGAGCATATGATTGTGCAGCATCAACAAAAggtgttaaaatatatttaaatggtaCATTAATACCAATAAAAGGTTTTAAAGATTattgtgaattatttataaaaggtAGAACAGATGATTCAAATAATCAacttaaattatcatatgAACAATGTGGTCCAAGATGGGAAGTTGCTGTTGCATTATCACCAGATAATAGTTTTAAACAAATGtcatttgtaaattcaatAGCAACAACAAAAGGTGGTAAACATGTTGATCATGTTAGTGATgctattgttaaaaaattacaagatacattaaaaaaaaaaaataaagaaggtgctaaattagataaaaaatcaataaaacaacatatgtggatatttattaattgtttaataacaaATCCAACATTTGATTCACAAACTAAAGAAAATATGACACTTGTTGTTAGTAAATTTGGTTCAAAATATGAAGttactgataaatttataactggTATATCAAAACTTGGTATTATTGAATCAATATTACATTGGGCTAAATTTAAAGCTGATAcacaattacaaaaattaactgGTGGttcatcaaagaaaaaaaaaataattggtatACCAAAGCTAGATGATGCACATAATGCTGGTACATCAAAAAGTATTGATTGTACATTAATATTAACTGAGGGTGATTCAGCAAAAGCACTAGCTGTTAGTGGTGTTAGTTCAGTTGATAAAGGACGTGATATATATGGTGTATTTCCATTAaaaggtaaattattaaatgtacgTGAAGCAAcacataaacaaattattgaaaatgctgaaataaataatttaattaaaatacttggtttacaatataaaaaaaaatatgaaaccCTAAGTGATTTAAAAACATTGAGATATggtaaattaatgataatgactGATCAAGATCAAGATGGTTCACATATAAAaggtttattaataaattttatacatcatAATTGGCCAAGTTTATTAAAGCTTAATTTCATTGAAGAATTTATAACACCATTAATTAAAGTTACAAAAGGTAATGAAAAACTTAGTTTTTATTCAACAGCTGAATATGAAGAATGGCGTAAAGATCAACCAGcaccaaataaaataaaaccaaaatacTACAAAGGTTTGGGTACATCAACATCAAAAGAAGctaaagaatatttttctgATATGCAAAAACATCGTATTGCATTTACATATGCTGgtgatgaagatgataaaaatattgttatggCATTTTCGAAAAAAGCATGTGATCAACGTAAAGATTGGCTAACAAATTATATGACAACAACAAAAGATAGAAAAGAACGTGGTCTtggtgaaaaatttttatatcataaaaatacacGTTCAGTAACATATActgattttattaatgttgaattagtatcattttcaaattatgATAATGTACGTTCAATACCAAATGTTATTGATGGTTTAAAACCAGGACAACGTAAAGTAATGTATGTTTGTATGTtaagaaatgataaaaatgaagttAAAGTTGCACAATTAGGTGCATCTGTTGCTGAAAAATCAGATTATCATCATGGTGAAACATCATTAACatcaacaattgttaatttagCACAAGATTATGTTggatcaaataatattaatttattattaccaatTGGTCAATTTGGTTCACGTTCAACTGGTGGTAAAGATGCAGCATCaccaagatatatatttactaaattATCTCCATTAACAcgtttaatatttcataaacatGATGATGCACTATTACAACATGAAAtatctgataataaaaaaattgaaccaaCTTATTATATACCAATAATACCAATGATATTAGTTAATGGTGCTGATGGTATTGGTACTGGATGGATGACCAAAATACCAAATCATAATCCACgtgaaataatacaaaatttatataatatgatGGATGGTAATGATATACAACCAATGAAACcatattggaaaaattttaaaggtGAAATTGAACATTGTGGTGATACACGTTATGCTATTTCTGGTGAAATTACAATTATTGgtaatgataaaatacaaatatcagAATTACCAATTGGTACATGGACAAATCATTATAAAGAAACAGTACTTGATGTTATGTTATCAAATGaatcaattgttgattataAAGATTATAGTGATGGAtcagaaattaattttcttgtcACAGTAACACCACAAAAATTACGTGATTATGAACGTGATGGTGTTTataaagtatttaaattacaaacaaCAATATCAATGAGTTCAATGTGtgcatttgataaaaatttatgtctcaataaatatgatgatataACTAGAATTATGAGAGAATTTTATGATTTACGACTtgaattttatgttaaaagaaaaaattatttaactggTATATTAGAAGCTGAAGCTAGAAAATTAACAAATCAAGCAAGATTTATATTGGAAAAATGTGATGGTACATTggtcattgaaaaaaaaaagaaaaaagctaTGATTGATGAATTGATAGCAATGGGTTATGATTCAGATCCAGTATCAGCATGGAAagcaacacaaaaaaattcaaatgaagtAGTTGAG gatgatgaaaataatgatgaaactGAGGAAATTAATGAAACACCAGATGCTGttgattatgattatttattgggTATGGCAATGTGGtcattaacaaaagaaaaaatagatgaattattaaaaaaacgtgatgataaaaaaactgaattggatatattaaaaagtaaaacacCAAAAACCATTTGGAGAGATGATCTTGATGCTTTATTAATAGCCCTAAATGattttgaagaaaaacaaataaaagaagaaagaggtgataaaaaaccaaaacaaaagaaaaaaggagGTGCtgttaaagaaattaaatatgaaactGGACGTAAAATAAAACCTGAATTTGATgctgaaatgaaaaaaaaatatgaaaaattagatcaacaaacaaaagataaaaaacaaggTATTGTTAAAAAGCcaaaagttaaaaaagaaattggtgctgttaaagaagaaaaagatgaatttGATGTTATGATTGAATCAAATGCAAAATCATTAGATGATCGTCTTGGTTTATcaccagttgaaaaaaaaacaattaaaaaaactggTGGTGGTAGACAAACAACATTACCATTTAaaccaattgataaaaaaacaacaacaacaacaaaacaaaaaagaaaatcaaaagGTAGTGATGATTCAGATGATGATAGTGATCCTGATATTGATTTTGAAAGTATATCACCACCACCAGTATCACGTGGAGGTACACGACGTGCTGCTGCTGCTActaaaaaaacttataatttAGATTCAGATGAAGATAAAGATGATTCAGATGaacttgaatttaaatcaGATAATGATGAAGCAATGAATGAATCAATTGACAGTAGTAAACAGccatcaacaatatcaagtCCAGTACTTGAACAAAGTGATTCAGATAATGATTTTcaaccaaataaaaaattaacaattccAAAACAAAGTTCAGAAGAATTATTTGATTCATTGGTTGGTGTTACAccagaaaaaacaacaaataataaagtaGCATCTGttgttttatcatcatgtGATGATTCAACACCAGTTAAACCAACtaaaacaactaaaaaaactaaaacaacaacaacaacaacaacaacaaataagaaaaaaaatgaaaatggtaGTGGATCATCatctaaaacaaataaaagaacaaagaataaaaaacgTTCATCATCTGATAGTGATTCtgatgaaatttattcaacaaaatcaagaaaaagagctaaaaaatcagaatcaagtgatgatgattttgttgatgattcacCAGTTGTTcctaaaaaaacaacaagttcaAGATCAAGAAAAGTAATACAATATCGAGTCTCTAACTCTGATTCTGATTCTgattaa
- the LOC122858727 gene encoding SUZ domain-containing protein 1 translates to MSTADEVFESWEEMEASGALDRKLNSLELNGLEGLDVQQNIKLVNNKNTNGRMTILGDDGLRSQYVSPIPTVKILKRPQRDNIPDAMTNGDKPKQPIKSLKQREQEYAEARKRILGEEKSPEELISPITTTATTTTPTTINDFGRVPSKTNSIYSPASSLIPLFVPYNSPQVSSNVLRMPSGPDGTQGFNLRR, encoded by the exons ATGTCGACAGCTGATGAAGTTTTTGAGAGTTGGGAGGAGATGGAAGCATCTGGG GCACTTGACAGAAAGCTAAACTCGCTTGAATTAAATGGACTGGAGGGCCTGGATGTTCAGCAAAAtatcaa acttgttaataataaaaacacaaatggAAGAATGACTATTCTTGGTGATGATGGATTAAGATCACAGTATGTATCACCAATACCAacagttaaaatattaaaaagaccACAAAGAGACAATATCCCAGATGCTATGACTAATGGTGACAAGCCAAAACAaccaattaaatcattaaaacaa cgtGAACAAGAGTATGCAGAAGCAAGAAAAAGAATTCTCGGTGAAGAAAAAAGTCCTGAGGAGCTTATATCACCAATAActacaacagcaacaacaacaacaccaacaacaataaatgacTTTGGACGAGTACcatcaaaaacaaattcaatatACAGTCCAGCAAGTTCATTAATTCCACTTTTTGTACCATATAATTCTCCGCAAGTATCATCAAATGTTCTTAGAATGCCAAGTGGACCTGATGGTACCCAAGGTTTTAATTTGAGAAGGTAG